A portion of the Kribbella jejuensis genome contains these proteins:
- a CDS encoding APC family permease, with product MPKRKSPRPWQKPTEMTAPEVGADQSSSAGGGLARRLGVGDAVVIGLGSMVGAGVFAVWSPAARAAGSGLLVGLVIAAVVAYCNAVASAQLAAVYPVSGGTYVYGRERLGEWWGFAAGWCFVIGKTASCAAMALTFATYVVPNHWVQRVVALVAVVVLAGVNYRGVTRTARLTRVLVTCTLVVLAIVLIVLYSSHPTHHSTASTSAYGVLQSAGLLFFAFAGYARIATMGEEVREPARTIPRAIGIALVIAIGIYLAVAFALLRTSDPASTAAPLASAVDAVGAAWAVPVVRIGAALASLGALLALIAGIGRTTLAMARNRDLPSWLAAVHPRFQVPHHAELALAVVVGVLVLSTDLRGVIGFSSFGVLLYYAIANASAFTQPADQRRWPRAVNVLGLTGCVVLAVTLPWTSAVVAAAVLAAGLLVRRFRTGRAGSARN from the coding sequence ATGCCGAAGCGAAAATCGCCCAGGCCCTGGCAGAAACCAACTGAGATGACCGCACCTGAGGTCGGAGCCGACCAGTCCTCCTCAGCCGGGGGTGGGCTGGCTCGGCGGTTGGGGGTGGGGGATGCGGTGGTCATCGGACTGGGGTCGATGGTGGGGGCTGGGGTGTTTGCTGTTTGGTCGCCTGCGGCTCGGGCGGCGGGGTCCGGGCTGCTGGTGGGGCTCGTCATCGCTGCGGTTGTTGCTTATTGCAATGCGGTGGCTTCGGCTCAGTTGGCGGCGGTTTATCCGGTGTCGGGTGGGACGTACGTTTACGGGCGGGAGCGCCTGGGGGAGTGGTGGGGGTTTGCGGCCGGCTGGTGTTTTGTCATCGGGAAGACGGCCTCGTGTGCAGCGATGGCGTTGACGTTCGCCACGTACGTGGTGCCCAACCACTGGGTTCAGCGGGTGGTCGCGCTGGTGGCGGTGGTGGTGTTGGCGGGGGTCAATTACCGCGGTGTCACCAGGACGGCCCGGCTCACCAGAGTGCTTGTCACCTGCACCCTGGTGGTGCTGGCGATCGTGTTGATCGTCTTGTATTCGAGCCACCCAACCCACCACAGCACAGCGAGCACCTCGGCGTACGGCGTGCTGCAGTCCGCCGGGCTGCTGTTCTTCGCGTTCGCCGGCTACGCGCGGATCGCGACCATGGGCGAGGAGGTACGCGAACCGGCTCGCACCATCCCGCGCGCCATCGGCATCGCGCTGGTGATTGCCATCGGCATCTACCTCGCCGTCGCCTTCGCGCTACTGAGGACGAGCGACCCCGCGTCGACCGCGGCGCCCCTCGCGTCCGCGGTCGACGCCGTCGGTGCGGCCTGGGCGGTACCGGTCGTCCGGATCGGCGCCGCCCTGGCCAGTCTGGGCGCGTTGCTCGCGTTGATCGCCGGCATCGGCCGTACGACGCTCGCGATGGCCCGCAACCGCGACCTGCCGTCCTGGCTGGCCGCCGTACATCCCCGCTTCCAGGTCCCGCACCACGCCGAGCTCGCGCTCGCCGTGGTGGTCGGGGTCCTGGTCCTCAGCACCGATCTCCGAGGAGTGATCGGTTTCTCGTCCTTCGGTGTACTGCTGTACTACGCGATCGCCAACGCCTCCGCGTTCACCCAACCGGCCGACCAACGCCGCTGGCCGCGCGCGGTCAACGTCCTCGGCCTGACCGGCTGCGTCGTCCTCGCGGTCACCCTCCCGTGGACGTCAGCCGTGGTCGCCGCAGCAGTCCTGGCAGCCGGCCTGCTGGTACGGCGGTTCAGGACAGGTCGCGCCGGATCCGCCAGAAACTGA
- a CDS encoding class II fructose-bisphosphate aldolase — MPLVSGAEVVLTAAKAGRGVGAFNVIQLEHATALIAGAEQAGAPVILQISENAVKYHGALKPIGVATLAAAADAKVPVVVHLDHAMDRGLVTEAVSLGFTSVMYDASKLEYADNVAATTEVTAFCHDHGVFVEAEIGEVGGKDGVHAPGARTRPDEALAFAEATGVDALAVAVGSSHAMTERTATLDFDLITQLKEIVPVPLVLHGSSGVADADLTRAVEAGMTKVNIATHLNNVFTGVVREVLADNPKLVDTRKYLGPARDAVAAEVARLLGVLKAV; from the coding sequence ATGCCGTTGGTGTCCGGTGCCGAGGTGGTTCTGACTGCGGCCAAGGCCGGTCGTGGGGTCGGCGCGTTCAACGTGATCCAGTTGGAGCACGCGACGGCGTTGATCGCGGGCGCTGAGCAGGCCGGTGCGCCGGTGATCCTGCAGATCAGTGAGAACGCGGTGAAGTACCACGGCGCGCTCAAGCCGATCGGAGTCGCGACGCTGGCCGCCGCGGCCGACGCGAAGGTGCCGGTCGTCGTCCACCTGGACCATGCGATGGACCGCGGCCTGGTGACCGAGGCGGTGTCGCTCGGCTTCACCTCGGTGATGTACGACGCGTCGAAGCTCGAGTACGCCGACAACGTCGCGGCGACGACCGAGGTGACGGCGTTCTGCCACGACCACGGCGTGTTCGTCGAGGCCGAGATCGGTGAGGTCGGCGGCAAGGACGGCGTCCACGCCCCCGGCGCCCGCACCCGCCCGGACGAGGCGCTCGCGTTCGCCGAGGCCACCGGCGTCGACGCGCTGGCAGTCGCGGTGGGCTCCTCGCACGCCATGACCGAACGAACCGCGACCCTGGACTTCGACCTGATCACACAGTTGAAGGAAATCGTCCCGGTTCCGCTGGTGCTGCATGGTTCGTCCGGCGTCGCCGATGCCGATCTCACCCGGGCAGTCGAGGCCGGCATGACCAAGGTGAACATCGCGACGCACCTCAACAACGTCTTCACCGGGGTCGTCCGCGAAGTCCTGGCGGACAACCCCAAGCTGGTGGACACCCGCAAGTACCTGGGCCCCGCGCGTGACGCGGTAGCCGCCGAGGTCGCTCGGCTGCTCGGAGTGCTGAAGGCTGTCTAG
- a CDS encoding 1-phosphofructokinase family hexose kinase yields the protein MAGLIGTVTLNLALDVTYEVDELRVGGSHRVDRIRRRAGGKGVNVARVAATLGHHALVLGFVGGVTGELVAEELFDAGLTALLTPIAGETRRTVAIVNDVDGDATIFNEAGPAVSPDEWRAFGDRMPWGRLGVLACSGSLPPGIPADAYAELAVRARHHDVLSVIDVGGEALKAAAGAGAVVRANAAELRAAVGDVEVEDGASELVALGATAAVITDGPRGMVAASKKGVWRALPVETVRGNPTGAGDACTAVVAAAVAEAPEPDWSLVLKSAVAASAAAVLTPVAGDIDLAAYRRWQPQVIVN from the coding sequence GTGGCTGGATTGATCGGAACCGTCACGCTCAACCTCGCGCTGGACGTGACGTACGAGGTCGACGAACTGCGGGTCGGCGGCAGTCACCGCGTCGACCGGATCCGGCGGCGGGCCGGCGGTAAGGGCGTGAACGTGGCGCGGGTCGCCGCGACGCTCGGGCACCACGCGCTGGTGCTGGGCTTCGTCGGTGGCGTGACCGGTGAGCTGGTCGCGGAGGAGCTGTTCGACGCGGGCCTGACCGCGCTGCTCACCCCGATCGCCGGTGAGACCCGCCGTACCGTTGCCATCGTCAACGATGTGGACGGGGACGCGACGATCTTCAACGAGGCCGGTCCGGCGGTGTCGCCGGACGAGTGGCGGGCGTTCGGGGACCGGATGCCTTGGGGGCGGCTCGGAGTGCTCGCGTGTTCGGGCAGTCTGCCGCCGGGGATTCCGGCTGACGCTTATGCGGAGCTCGCGGTGCGCGCGCGGCATCACGACGTACTGTCGGTGATCGACGTCGGGGGAGAGGCCTTGAAGGCCGCCGCCGGAGCGGGTGCGGTGGTGCGGGCGAATGCTGCCGAATTGCGTGCCGCTGTGGGTGATGTGGAGGTCGAGGACGGCGCGTCGGAGCTGGTCGCGCTCGGGGCGACCGCGGCCGTGATCACCGACGGGCCGCGCGGGATGGTTGCCGCGAGCAAGAAGGGCGTCTGGCGGGCACTGCCGGTCGAGACGGTGCGCGGAAACCCCACTGGTGCGGGGGATGCGTGTACGGCGGTGGTCGCGGCCGCTGTCGCGGAAGCGCCGGAGCCGGACTGGTCCCTCGTACTCAAGTCTGCTGTCGCGGCGTCCGCGGCCGCTGTATTGACGCCCGTTGCCGGAGACATCGATCTGGCTGCCTACCGTCGGTGGCAGCCGCAAGTAATTGTGAATTAG
- the nagA gene encoding N-acetylglucosamine-6-phosphate deacetylase, giving the protein MTTYRVGRVVTPDDVLENAWIQVDGADIRAFGRRSEGMPADGKRPEDLGNVTVVPGFVDIHTHGGGGSTYSTTDPEEARKVAAFHAEHGTTTTMASLVTATLDDLVEQTACLAELITDGVIAGVHLEGPFLSEARCGAHEPSLLRPPLKDDVAKVLSDAVKMVTIAPELENGLDAIRQVVDAGAVAALGHTDATYEQMVAGADAGATVATHLFNGMRPFHHRDPGPVGAALNDERLLLEVINDGMHLDPQVVRVALAAAGVNRIALITDAMMATGMPNGRYHIGSLEVDVTDGLATLAHGSHSIAGSTLTMDVAFRNAVQAGTSLVDASRMASTTPAQAFGWYDVGSIETGKRADLVLLDDEYTVQKVMRAGSWLD; this is encoded by the coding sequence ATGACGACGTACCGGGTGGGCCGGGTGGTGACGCCGGACGACGTGCTGGAGAACGCCTGGATCCAGGTCGACGGTGCGGACATCCGGGCGTTCGGCCGCCGGTCCGAGGGGATGCCGGCCGACGGCAAGCGGCCCGAGGACCTCGGCAACGTGACCGTCGTTCCAGGGTTCGTCGACATCCACACCCACGGCGGCGGCGGGTCGACGTACTCGACGACCGACCCGGAGGAAGCGCGCAAGGTCGCGGCCTTCCACGCCGAGCACGGTACGACGACCACGATGGCGAGCCTCGTCACCGCAACGCTCGACGACCTGGTCGAGCAGACCGCGTGTCTCGCGGAGTTGATCACCGACGGCGTCATCGCGGGCGTCCATCTCGAAGGACCGTTCCTGTCCGAGGCGCGCTGCGGTGCGCACGAGCCGTCGTTGCTGCGGCCGCCGCTCAAGGACGACGTCGCGAAGGTGCTCAGCGACGCGGTGAAGATGGTGACGATCGCACCGGAGCTCGAGAACGGGCTGGACGCGATCCGCCAGGTTGTCGACGCCGGCGCGGTCGCGGCGCTCGGGCATACCGATGCGACGTACGAACAGATGGTCGCAGGTGCCGACGCCGGTGCGACCGTGGCCACCCACCTGTTCAACGGGATGCGGCCGTTCCACCACCGTGACCCGGGTCCGGTCGGCGCGGCGCTGAACGACGAACGGCTGCTGCTCGAGGTGATCAACGACGGCATGCACCTGGACCCGCAGGTCGTCCGGGTCGCGCTGGCGGCCGCCGGGGTGAACCGGATCGCGCTGATCACCGACGCGATGATGGCGACCGGCATGCCGAACGGCCGGTACCACATCGGCAGCCTCGAGGTCGACGTCACGGACGGTCTGGCGACGCTCGCGCACGGCAGCCACTCGATCGCCGGTTCCACGCTGACCATGGACGTCGCGTTCCGGAACGCGGTGCAGGCCGGCACCTCGCTGGTGGACGCGTCCCGGATGGCGTCGACCACTCCGGCGCAGGCGTTCGGCTGGTACGACGTGGGCTCGATCGAGACCGGGAAGCGGGCGGACCTGGTGCTGCTCGACGACGAGTACACAGTCCAGAAGGTGATGCGGGCAGGGTCGTGGCTGGATTGA
- a CDS encoding ROK family protein, producing the protein MDPCEVVVAVDLGGTRMKCGLVAADGAVLHRETRPTPRADPRDGGRAVLDALLETVVELSQKATAEGHRVRAIGVVVPGVIDAEHGTVGAENLEWVGTPVLASLRAAVATDVPIVLAHDVRAGGYAEFRQGALAGTTNSMFLPLGTGIAAAMIVDGSLVSGDGYAGELGHSKFIHGDAAELCACGQWGCLETVASAAALARRYTARTGRTVDGAREVMQLLAAGDPDAASVWKDALAALIDALVLYTTLVAPTRIAIGGGLIGAGETLLQPLREGVHARLTFQREPEIVAAVLGEEAGMLGAAQMAWDRAHEEETA; encoded by the coding sequence GTGGACCCCTGTGAAGTCGTGGTTGCCGTCGACCTCGGTGGAACCCGGATGAAATGCGGCCTGGTCGCCGCGGACGGTGCCGTGCTGCACCGCGAGACCAGACCGACGCCCCGGGCCGATCCGCGCGACGGTGGCCGCGCCGTGCTCGACGCCCTGCTGGAAACCGTCGTCGAGCTCAGCCAGAAGGCGACCGCCGAGGGTCACCGGGTGCGCGCGATCGGGGTCGTCGTACCGGGCGTGATCGACGCCGAACACGGCACGGTCGGCGCCGAGAATCTGGAGTGGGTCGGTACGCCGGTGCTCGCCTCGTTGCGGGCAGCGGTGGCCACGGACGTGCCGATCGTGCTCGCCCACGACGTCCGCGCCGGCGGGTACGCCGAGTTCCGCCAGGGGGCCCTGGCCGGGACCACGAACTCGATGTTCCTTCCGCTCGGGACCGGGATCGCCGCCGCGATGATCGTGGACGGATCGCTGGTCAGCGGCGACGGGTACGCCGGTGAACTCGGTCACTCGAAGTTCATCCACGGCGACGCCGCCGAGCTCTGCGCGTGCGGGCAGTGGGGCTGTCTCGAAACGGTCGCGTCCGCGGCCGCGCTGGCCCGCCGGTACACCGCGCGCACCGGACGGACCGTCGACGGCGCGCGCGAGGTGATGCAGCTGCTGGCGGCCGGCGACCCGGACGCCGCGTCGGTGTGGAAGGACGCGCTGGCCGCGCTGATCGACGCCTTGGTGCTGTACACGACACTGGTGGCGCCGACCCGGATCGCCATCGGCGGCGGTCTGATCGGCGCCGGCGAGACGCTGCTGCAGCCGCTCCGCGAAGGTGTGCACGCGCGGCTGACGTTCCAGCGCGAGCCGGAGATCGTGGCGGCGGTGCTCGGCGAGGAAGCCGGCATGCTCGGCGCCGCGCAGATGGCCTGGGACCGCGCGCATGAGGAGGAGACGGCATGA
- a CDS encoding TetR/AcrR family transcriptional regulator codes for METPVETTRERLLNVAEQRFGEGGYEGTSLRAITVAAAANIAAVNYHFGSKEALLRAAVGRAMAPVNTERRRRLDQLEAGGEPTPEEIIRAFVEPGLELVLRRGERGAVVARFIGRIAFDPSRRIRELYAAESDPIESRYLAALRKALPQASPEAVAFGYLNMQGLLALHQSQALSPPPGAAGHGNTEDPGKLAENLVAFLVAAFDQGLRS; via the coding sequence GTGGAAACACCGGTCGAAACGACCAGGGAGCGGTTGCTGAACGTCGCCGAGCAACGGTTCGGCGAAGGCGGTTACGAGGGCACGTCGCTGCGCGCCATCACGGTCGCGGCGGCCGCGAACATCGCGGCGGTCAACTACCACTTCGGCTCGAAGGAAGCACTGCTGCGCGCCGCGGTCGGGCGCGCGATGGCGCCGGTCAACACCGAACGGCGGCGCCGGCTGGACCAGTTGGAAGCGGGCGGCGAGCCGACGCCCGAGGAGATCATCCGGGCGTTCGTCGAGCCCGGTCTGGAGCTGGTACTGCGACGTGGTGAACGCGGCGCGGTGGTGGCGCGGTTCATCGGCCGGATCGCGTTCGATCCGAGCCGCCGGATCCGGGAGCTGTACGCGGCCGAGTCCGATCCGATCGAGAGCAGGTACCTGGCCGCGCTCCGCAAGGCGCTGCCGCAGGCGTCGCCGGAAGCGGTCGCCTTCGGGTACCTGAACATGCAGGGCCTGCTGGCGCTGCATCAGTCGCAAGCCCTGTCCCCGCCGCCGGGTGCCGCCGGCCACGGGAACACCGAGGACCCCGGCAAGCTCGCCGAGAATCTGGTGGCGTTCCTGGTCGCAGCCTTCGACCAGGGTCTGCGCTCCTGA
- a CDS encoding CGNR zinc finger domain-containing protein, with the protein MTALPSHLELVQGVVLPKPVGAHPVLDFVNTRSEWTTRGPARTEWLTSYEAFLIWNSYAGLLSPATTFRLIEQAGSSPTEAVRRLQATLGFRVDLYDVLTGQATESTFDAAARLIEKAAARRRLVQTEDGPVWELPEDLALPLYNLALLAGDLLTGPSREHVRTCPSCGWLFLDPRGRRRWCSMATCGNRAKVRAHAARTR; encoded by the coding sequence ATGACTGCGCTGCCGTCCCATCTGGAGTTGGTGCAGGGCGTCGTCCTGCCCAAGCCGGTCGGCGCGCATCCGGTGCTCGACTTCGTCAACACCCGGTCCGAGTGGACCACCCGTGGCCCGGCCCGGACCGAGTGGCTGACGTCGTACGAGGCCTTCCTGATCTGGAACTCCTACGCCGGCCTGCTGTCGCCGGCCACGACGTTCCGCCTGATCGAGCAGGCCGGCAGCAGCCCGACCGAGGCGGTACGGCGGCTGCAGGCCACGCTCGGCTTCCGCGTCGACCTGTACGACGTACTCACCGGGCAGGCGACCGAATCCACCTTCGACGCGGCGGCTCGCCTGATCGAAAAGGCCGCCGCCCGTCGACGGCTCGTGCAGACCGAGGACGGACCGGTCTGGGAACTCCCGGAGGACCTCGCGCTCCCGCTCTACAACCTCGCACTGCTCGCGGGCGACCTGCTCACCGGCCCGTCCCGCGAGCACGTCCGGACCTGCCCGTCGTGCGGCTGGCTGTTCCTCGACCCGCGGGGCCGGCGCCGCTGGTGTTCGATGGCGACCTGCGGCAACCGCGCCAAGGTCCGCGCGCACGCAGCGCGCACTCGCTAG